Genomic window (Chryseobacterium bernardetii):
GATTGATAAATAGACTTGAGTACCGGAAATTTCTCTTCGTTATGGAACGAGCGAATAATAGCATTGATGACGAATTTAAAGACAAAGTCTACAATTAAGAACACAGCACAGAGCAAGGCCAGTTTTACAATGATATGAACAATCCAATCCAGCCCGGAGGGTGAGATCTGGGTAATGTAAATGTATAACCGTTCGCTTATTTCCTGCAAATAGTTCTTGGTTTCCTGTAGGTCATCTTTCATTACAGCAAATTTATAAAATTAAGGATGATGATGTTACTATTCACAATCAATTTTCATCCCAAAATTTAAAGCCGTTCATAAAATTCCTTTAAATTATTTAAAAATCCACTGTATTTTCACAATCAGCCCTGTTTGTTGAATCGCTAAGGTTTCATATATTCGTCTATATTTAAAAGAATGGATACAACTGTTATTAATATTCTATGTCTTATTTTATTGTTTGTAGGGATACTAGGTACATTCCTTCCTGTTTTACCCGGGCTTCTGCTAAGTATCTGCGGATTACTGATCTATAAATTCGGAACAGATGCGGATCTGCCTATGATTTATATATGGGCTTTTGGGATCCTCACAGCAGCCTCTGTTGTTTTAAGCTACGTAATTCCTGCAAGAACCAACAGAAAATATGGTGGAACACGCTGGGGAAGTATCGGCTCTGTAATAGGAACCATTGTCGGGATTTTCATTCCAATTCCTTTAGGCTTTCTTATCGGAATGTTTGCTGGGGTATTTATTGGCGAGATGCTTCACGACAGCAAGGATATGAACAAAGCCTTACAATCTACTAAAGGAGCTTTAATCGGGTTTATTTATGGTACGGGATTCAGCTTTGTAGTGGGTGTGGCAATGTTTTTGGTAGTACTTCTTAATATGTTTGATATTATTTAATTCAAAAAGAAAAATCATGCTTCATAAAATCATCTTATTCAGCCTGGGAATTTTCGCATTAACGGGATGTGATGCCCAAAAGAAAGCCAAAGCAGACCTAAAGACCACTGAAATGGCAACCAATACAAAATCTGATGAGCAAAAGAATGATCTCATCTATTTAAGTGAAGGAGAAAATAAGTTTCTTCTGGATTATAAAATGAACATAACGTTCAAAGGAATTACCGAAGACAGCCGCTGCCCTGAAGGGGTAAACTGTATTTGGGCCGGGGCTGCTCTTGCTCAAATTGAAGTTATGGGAACCTCTACCCGGCCTGTACTCCTGAATCTTGCCAGCATGGATTTCCCAAGCAAAAACTATCATCAATCTGCTGAATTCAACGGTTATACCATTACCCTACAGGAAGTCACTCCATATCCTAAAGCAGGAGGAGCCGAAGAGCTAAAGGGAAAATATAAAATTGGGGTAAGTATCAAAAGCAACAGGGCTACTTCAAATACTACCAAGAAATCGGCTTCTTCCCTTTGGAAATAAGATATTCATTAATTTTTGAGAAAGGCTTGCTTCCGAAGAATCCTCTATGAACAGAAAACGGTGACGGGTGTGCTGATTTCAATATAAAATGTTTAGCCGGATCAATAAGTTCGGCTTTTTTTTGTGCAAAAGCACCCCATAAAACAAAAACTACATTTTCTTTTTTATCTGAAATTTCTTTGATGATATAATTGGTAAATGTTTCCCAGCCGAGATCTTTATGGGAATTGGGTGAATGGGCACGAACTGTAAGAGTAGCATTCAACAGAAGCACTCCCTGTTTTCCCCAGTCATCCAGTTCTTTGGAAGTTCTCACCACTCCAAGGTCATCTTTTAATTCAATAAAAATATTTTTAAGGGATGGAGGTGCGGTAACCTGTTCAGATACGGAAAAGCATAAACCATTCGCCTGATAATCGTTATGATAGGGATCCTGACCAATAATCACCACCTCAACATCTTCAAACGGCGTAATTTCCAACGCTCTGAAGATTTGATTTTTTGGAGGAAATACCTTAGTGGTTGCATATTCATTTTTTACTTTCTCCCAAAGTGTTTTAAAGTATTCTGTACTTTTTATCGGGGCTAAAATTTCTGTCCAGGTCATATTGCAAAAGTAATTAATATTAAAATAAGACCACCAATTATACCTTAAATATCTTCACTTTTCTTTCAATTAAAATATAAGAGAAATAAGACAGAACAATAGATAAGGCCAACAGAACAAAGCTATTCATAAGCTTTGATGACAGGAATACTAATCTTTCTCTTAGCACGATATAATGAATAATATATAATGAATATGAAATATTTCCCAGAAA
Coding sequences:
- a CDS encoding DUF456 domain-containing protein produces the protein MDTTVINILCLILLFVGILGTFLPVLPGLLLSICGLLIYKFGTDADLPMIYIWAFGILTAASVVLSYVIPARTNRKYGGTRWGSIGSVIGTIVGIFIPIPLGFLIGMFAGVFIGEMLHDSKDMNKALQSTKGALIGFIYGTGFSFVVGVAMFLVVLLNMFDII
- a CDS encoding uracil-DNA glycosylase, which encodes MTWTEILAPIKSTEYFKTLWEKVKNEYATTKVFPPKNQIFRALEITPFEDVEVVIIGQDPYHNDYQANGLCFSVSEQVTAPPSLKNIFIELKDDLGVVRTSKELDDWGKQGVLLLNATLTVRAHSPNSHKDLGWETFTNYIIKEISDKKENVVFVLWGAFAQKKAELIDPAKHFILKSAHPSPFSVHRGFFGSKPFSKINEYLISKGKKPISW